From the genome of Bacteroides sp. MSB163, one region includes:
- a CDS encoding ABC transporter substrate-binding protein, with protein sequence MNALKNLSLILLLSLAFTGCHNKSSKINDFNLLLYAPEYASGFDIKGAGGKESVLITVRNPWQGADSVTTWLFIVRNGEEVPEGFAGQVLKGDAKRIVAMSSTHIAMLDAIGEVRCITGVSGIDYISNPDIQARRDSIGDVGYEGNINYELLLSLDPDLVLLYGVNGASAMESKLEELDIPFMYVGDYLEESPLGKAEWMVVLSEVTGKREKGEKAFAAIPVRYNALKKKVADSTLGTPSVMLNVPYGDSWFMPSTQSYVARLITDAGGRYIYQKNTGNASIPIDLEEAYLLASDADMWLNVGMANSLDDLKASCPKFTDTRCFKNGEVYNNNARTNTAGGNDYYESAVVNPDIVLRDLVKIFHPELVQEECVYYKQLK encoded by the coding sequence ATGAACGCATTAAAGAATTTAAGCCTGATTTTGTTGCTTTCTCTGGCATTTACAGGCTGCCACAACAAAAGCTCAAAAATCAATGATTTCAACCTGCTGCTTTATGCTCCCGAATATGCCTCCGGCTTCGACATCAAAGGGGCGGGCGGGAAGGAAAGTGTACTGATAACCGTCAGGAATCCCTGGCAGGGAGCGGACAGTGTAACCACATGGCTGTTTATCGTCCGCAACGGTGAAGAGGTTCCCGAAGGGTTTGCAGGACAGGTACTCAAAGGAGACGCCAAACGCATCGTGGCGATGTCTTCCACTCATATCGCCATGCTTGACGCAATCGGTGAAGTCCGGTGTATAACCGGCGTTTCGGGAATCGACTACATTTCCAACCCAGACATCCAAGCCCGCCGCGACAGTATTGGCGATGTCGGCTATGAAGGGAACATCAACTACGAGTTGCTGCTCTCGCTCGATCCCGACCTCGTTCTGCTCTATGGGGTGAACGGCGCAAGCGCAATGGAAAGCAAACTCGAAGAACTCGACATACCGTTCATGTATGTCGGCGATTATCTTGAAGAGTCGCCTCTCGGCAAGGCCGAATGGATGGTAGTGCTTTCAGAAGTCACAGGAAAACGTGAGAAGGGTGAAAAAGCCTTTGCCGCAATCCCGGTCAGATACAACGCCTTGAAAAAGAAAGTGGCCGACAGTACCCTCGGCACTCCTTCGGTTATGCTTAATGTTCCCTATGGCGACTCGTGGTTCATGCCTTCAACCCAAAGTTATGTAGCCCGCTTGATTACTGATGCGGGAGGCCGCTATATCTACCAGAAGAACACGGGAAACGCTTCTATCCCCATTGACTTAGAAGAAGCATATCTGCTCGCGTCGGATGCGGACATGTGGCTGAACGTGGGAATGGCGAACTCCCTTGACGACTTGAAGGCATCATGTCCGAAATTCACCGATACCCGATGTTTCAAAAATGGAGAGGTGTATAACAACAACGCCCGTACCAACACAGCCGGGGGTAACGACTATTACGAGTCTGCCGTCGTGAATCCTGACATCGTGCTCCGCGACCTCGTGAAGATATTCCATCCTGAACTGGTGCAGGAAGAGTGTGTGTATTACAAGCAACTGAAATAG